One stretch of Bosea vaviloviae DNA includes these proteins:
- a CDS encoding EF-hand domain-containing protein — translation MSSIGSVGGFRPPPPKPPSFDTLDGDSSGSLSLDEFQSGAPKGADSAKNEALFKAIDSDSDGSVTKAESDAFKAKAEKAGQQLQSFLFGLQSGQTSSASDSTTSDDQDIFSQIDANSDGGIAKDEFTHAFSMGTSDSTSALGDLFDAIDSNSDGSISKDETKAFQDTLKVAGPPPPPPPPQDASSEDSDDQDIFSQLDANSDGSVAKDEFLSALSSDTTASSDLLSKLFDAIDSDKNGSISKDEQTAFQQASDKRGPPPQPPAAFLNASQSYGNIYQWGASSSATSSYSQAA, via the coding sequence ATGTCCAGCATCGGCAGCGTTGGCGGCTTTCGTCCGCCTCCGCCGAAACCACCCAGCTTCGATACGTTAGACGGCGACAGCAGCGGCTCGCTCAGCCTCGACGAGTTCCAGAGCGGAGCTCCCAAGGGGGCTGACAGTGCCAAGAACGAAGCGCTTTTCAAGGCGATCGACAGCGATAGCGACGGCTCGGTTACAAAGGCGGAGTCGGATGCGTTCAAGGCCAAGGCCGAAAAGGCAGGCCAGCAGTTGCAGTCGTTCCTGTTCGGACTTCAATCCGGCCAGACCAGCAGCGCCAGCGACAGCACGACAAGCGACGATCAGGATATCTTCTCGCAGATCGATGCGAACTCCGACGGCGGCATCGCCAAGGACGAGTTTACCCACGCCTTCTCCATGGGCACGAGCGACTCGACCAGCGCCTTGGGCGACCTCTTCGACGCGATCGACTCCAACTCCGACGGTTCGATCTCGAAGGACGAGACCAAGGCCTTCCAGGACACGCTCAAGGTCGCCGGACCGCCGCCGCCGCCACCTCCTCCGCAGGACGCCTCCAGCGAGGATTCCGACGATCAGGACATCTTCTCGCAGCTCGATGCGAATTCCGATGGCAGCGTCGCCAAGGACGAATTCCTGAGTGCGCTGTCTTCCGACACGACGGCTTCGAGCGATCTTCTGAGCAAGCTGTTCGATGCAATCGATTCCGACAAGAACGGATCGATTTCCAAGGACGAGCAGACCGCCTTCCAGCAAGCGTCGGACAAGCGCGGGCCTCCGCCCCAGCCCCCCGCCGCGTTCCTCAACGCCTCGCAGAGCTATGGCAACATCTACCAGTGGGGAGCCTCGAGCTCCGCAACCAGCAGCTATTCGCAGGCGGCGTGA
- a CDS encoding RidA family protein: MSSAATQRAILPEGWPTPRGYANGMVAEGRVLVTGGLVGWDAAGIFAQGFLPQLRQTLINIKAVVEAGGGQVEDIVRLTWYVTDIATYRSSLKEMGPVYREVLGRHFPAMAVVQVVALVEPQALIEIEATAVIGR, from the coding sequence ATGTCGAGTGCTGCAACACAACGCGCCATCCTGCCGGAGGGCTGGCCCACGCCACGCGGCTATGCCAACGGCATGGTCGCGGAGGGGCGCGTCCTGGTCACCGGCGGGCTCGTCGGCTGGGACGCGGCCGGCATCTTCGCGCAGGGCTTCCTGCCGCAGCTTCGGCAGACGCTGATCAACATCAAGGCCGTGGTCGAGGCCGGTGGCGGGCAGGTCGAGGATATCGTCCGGCTGACCTGGTACGTCACCGACATCGCGACCTATCGCTCCAGCCTGAAGGAGATGGGTCCGGTCTATCGCGAGGTGCTCGGCCGGCATTTCCCCGCCATGGCCGTGGTGCAGGTGGTGGCGCTGGTCGAGCCGCAGGCCCTGATCGAGATCGAGGCGACCGCGGTCATCGGCCGCTGA
- a CDS encoding benzoate-CoA ligase family protein, translating into MTATGFTRSGHEDGFARDNLPPRESWPDLRLAEAGLTYPERLNVVTELLDRHVFEGRGGRTAIIAGDLHWSYADLAEQVNRIANVLIRDLGMVAGNRVLLRAANTPMMVASYLAVLKAGGVVVATMPMLRAGELVYPIRKAKISLALCDHRLLADLEAAQAQAPELTRIVSWGDDATGGLDTLMRQPGYEDFTAADTANDDVCLIGFTSGTTGEPKGTMHFQRDILAICDCYGARVLKADPDDRFIGSPPLAFTFGLGGLVLFPMRIGAAMILPEKAGPPDLIDAIERHKASVVFTAPTAYRAMLDRLEGRDISSLRICVSAGEALPKPTFEAWAAKTGLPLMDGIGATEMLHIFIGAPRETIRPGATGLPVPGYEAKIIDEAGVECPDGTPGRLAVRGPTGCRYLADARQARYVLDGWNITGDTYLRDADGYFWYQARSDDMIISAGYNIAGPEVEICLLTHPAVAECGVVGAPCPDRGQIVKAYVVLRDGFEGNANLVKALQEHVKAHIAPYKYPRAVAFVTALPKTPTGKLQRFALREIARSEA; encoded by the coding sequence ATGACAGCAACCGGATTCACGAGATCGGGACATGAGGACGGTTTCGCGCGGGACAACCTGCCGCCGCGCGAGAGCTGGCCCGATCTCAGGCTGGCAGAAGCGGGGCTGACCTATCCGGAACGGCTCAACGTCGTCACGGAGCTGCTCGACCGCCATGTCTTCGAAGGGCGCGGCGGCCGGACCGCGATCATCGCGGGCGATCTGCACTGGAGCTATGCCGATCTCGCCGAACAGGTGAACCGCATCGCCAATGTGCTGATACGAGACCTCGGCATGGTCGCGGGCAACCGCGTGCTGCTGCGCGCCGCCAACACGCCGATGATGGTGGCAAGCTATCTCGCCGTGCTGAAGGCCGGCGGCGTCGTGGTCGCGACCATGCCGATGCTGCGCGCGGGTGAGCTGGTCTATCCGATCCGCAAAGCGAAGATTTCGCTGGCGCTGTGCGACCATCGCTTGCTCGCCGATCTGGAGGCAGCCCAGGCCCAGGCGCCGGAGCTGACACGGATCGTGAGCTGGGGCGACGACGCGACTGGTGGCCTCGACACGCTGATGCGCCAGCCCGGTTATGAGGATTTCACCGCCGCCGACACGGCAAACGACGATGTCTGCCTGATCGGCTTCACCTCCGGCACCACCGGCGAGCCCAAGGGCACGATGCATTTCCAGCGCGACATCCTGGCAATCTGCGACTGCTATGGCGCCCGCGTGCTCAAGGCCGATCCGGACGATCGCTTCATCGGCTCGCCGCCGCTCGCCTTCACCTTCGGGCTCGGCGGGCTCGTGCTCTTCCCGATGCGGATCGGCGCGGCGATGATCCTGCCGGAGAAGGCCGGTCCACCCGATCTGATCGACGCGATCGAGCGTCACAAGGCCTCCGTCGTCTTCACGGCGCCGACGGCCTATCGCGCCATGCTCGACCGGCTCGAAGGGCGCGATATCTCCAGCCTGCGCATCTGCGTCTCGGCTGGCGAGGCCCTGCCCAAGCCAACTTTCGAGGCTTGGGCTGCCAAGACCGGCCTGCCGCTGATGGATGGCATCGGCGCGACCGAGATGCTGCACATCTTCATCGGCGCACCGCGCGAGACAATCAGACCGGGCGCGACCGGTCTCCCCGTCCCCGGCTATGAGGCCAAGATCATCGACGAGGCCGGCGTCGAGTGCCCCGACGGCACACCCGGCCGGCTGGCGGTGCGCGGCCCGACAGGCTGCCGCTACCTCGCCGATGCGCGCCAGGCCAGATATGTGCTGGATGGCTGGAACATCACCGGCGACACCTATCTGCGCGATGCGGACGGCTATTTCTGGTATCAGGCCCGCTCCGACGACATGATCATCTCGGCCGGCTACAACATCGCCGGCCCCGAGGTCGAAATCTGCCTCCTGACGCACCCTGCGGTCGCCGAATGCGGTGTCGTCGGCGCGCCCTGCCCGGACCGGGGGCAGATCGTCAAAGCCTATGTCGTGCTGCGCGACGGCTTCGAGGGCAACGCAAACCTCGTCAAGGCGTTGCAGGAGCACGTGAAAGCGCATATCGCGCCCTATAAATACCCGCGTGCCGTCGCCTTCGTGACGGCCCTGCCCAAAACGCCGACCGGCAAGCTGCAGCGCTTCGCATTGCGCGAAATCGCGCGTAGCGAGGCCTGA
- a CDS encoding acyl-CoA dehydrogenase family protein, whose amino-acid sequence MAGSGILGMAILADTLDWPFFEDRHRRFAEALSAWADTTLPGLPHDDVDVACGARVKALGEAGFLKAVVPAAYGGLSETLDVRTLCLAREILAARDGLADFAFAMQGLGTGSITLAGSEAMKQRILPGIRDGKRIAAFALSEKEAGSDVAAMATTATPDGNTHIRIDGEKTWISNGGIADHYVVFARSGEAPGARGLSAYLVEADTPGLSIAERIDVIAPHPLATLSFDACRIPLENRIGGPGDGFKVAMATLDIFRSTVGAAALGFARRALHETVSHANGRKLFGGTLGDLQLSQAAIADSAAEVDAAALLVYRAAWTKDRGAPRVTREAALAKLVATENAQRVIDRAVQIHGGLGVTKGVKVEELYREIRALRIYEGASEVQKVVIARDLLKTHAARRGAR is encoded by the coding sequence ATGGCGGGCAGCGGCATTCTCGGCATGGCGATCCTGGCCGACACGCTCGACTGGCCCTTCTTCGAGGATCGCCATCGTCGCTTCGCCGAAGCGCTTTCGGCCTGGGCCGACACCACCCTGCCCGGCTTGCCGCATGACGATGTCGACGTAGCCTGCGGAGCCCGCGTCAAGGCACTTGGCGAGGCGGGCTTCCTCAAGGCCGTGGTGCCGGCAGCCTATGGCGGCCTGAGCGAGACGCTCGACGTCCGCACACTCTGCCTCGCCCGCGAGATCCTGGCGGCGCGTGACGGGCTCGCCGATTTCGCCTTCGCCATGCAGGGGCTTGGCACGGGGTCGATCACGCTCGCGGGCTCAGAGGCGATGAAGCAGCGCATCCTGCCCGGCATCCGCGACGGCAAGCGCATCGCCGCCTTCGCATTATCGGAAAAGGAGGCCGGTTCCGACGTCGCCGCAATGGCGACGACCGCGACGCCGGACGGCAACACGCATATCCGGATCGACGGCGAAAAAACCTGGATCTCGAATGGCGGCATTGCCGACCACTATGTCGTCTTCGCCCGCTCCGGCGAGGCGCCCGGCGCGCGCGGCCTCTCGGCCTATCTGGTCGAGGCGGACACGCCCGGCCTGAGCATTGCCGAGCGCATCGATGTGATCGCGCCGCACCCGCTCGCCACCTTGAGCTTCGATGCCTGCCGCATCCCGCTCGAGAACCGCATCGGCGGCCCCGGCGACGGTTTCAAGGTCGCGATGGCGACGCTCGACATCTTCCGCTCGACAGTCGGCGCAGCCGCACTCGGTTTCGCACGGCGGGCGCTGCACGAGACGGTCTCGCACGCCAATGGCCGCAAGCTGTTCGGCGGCACGCTCGGCGACCTGCAATTGTCGCAGGCCGCGATCGCCGACAGTGCGGCCGAGGTCGATGCCGCAGCGCTGCTGGTCTATCGCGCCGCCTGGACCAAGGATCGCGGCGCACCCCGCGTCACCCGCGAGGCGGCGCTCGCCAAACTCGTCGCAACAGAGAACGCCCAGCGCGTCATCGACCGTGCCGTCCAGATCCATGGCGGGCTCGGTGTGACCAAGGGCGTCAAGGTGGAGGAGTTGTACCGGGAAATCAGGGCCTTGCGTATCTATGAGGGCGCCAGCGAGGTCCAGAAGGTCGTGATCGCACGCGACCTGCTGAAGACACATGCCGCTAGGCGGGGGGCGAGATGA
- a CDS encoding enoyl-CoA hydratase family protein, producing the protein MSLANATTLPLANFTPAHFQLNVAGKVATVMLNRPEKKNPLTFASYRELTDFFLAAQKEEDVKAIVVTGAGGNFSSGGDVFEIIGPLVAMETKELLKFTRMTGELVKAMRACPQPVIAAIDGICAGAGAIMAMASDLRLGTAESKIAFLFNRVGLAGCDMGACAMLPRIVGQGRAAELLYTGRVLKGEEAERWGFLNRLVTKENLLAEAQALAAELADGPTFANAMTKRMLEMEWAMSVESAIEAEAVAQALCMQTEDFTRAYHAFANKQKPVFEGN; encoded by the coding sequence ATGAGCCTCGCCAACGCCACGACCTTGCCGCTGGCGAATTTCACACCGGCGCATTTCCAACTGAACGTCGCCGGCAAGGTCGCGACGGTGATGCTGAATCGACCTGAGAAGAAGAATCCGCTGACCTTCGCAAGCTACCGCGAACTCACCGATTTCTTCCTGGCCGCGCAGAAGGAAGAAGACGTCAAGGCGATCGTCGTCACCGGCGCCGGCGGCAACTTCTCCTCCGGCGGCGACGTCTTCGAGATCATCGGGCCGCTGGTCGCGATGGAGACCAAGGAGTTGCTGAAATTTACCCGCATGACCGGGGAACTGGTCAAGGCGATGCGCGCCTGCCCGCAGCCGGTCATCGCCGCGATCGACGGCATCTGCGCCGGCGCGGGTGCGATCATGGCGATGGCGTCCGATCTGCGGCTGGGCACGGCCGAGAGCAAGATCGCCTTCCTGTTCAACCGTGTCGGCCTGGCCGGCTGCGACATGGGCGCCTGCGCGATGCTGCCGCGCATCGTCGGCCAGGGACGCGCAGCCGAATTGCTCTACACCGGCCGCGTGCTGAAGGGCGAGGAAGCCGAACGCTGGGGCTTCCTCAACCGGCTCGTGACCAAGGAGAACCTGCTCGCTGAGGCCCAGGCCCTGGCAGCCGAGCTCGCGGACGGGCCGACCTTCGCCAACGCCATGACCAAGCGCATGCTCGAAATGGAATGGGCGATGTCGGTCGAGAGCGCGATCGAGGCAGAAGCCGTGGCGCAGGCCTTGTGCATGCAGACCGAGGATTTCACCCGCGCCTACCACGCCTTCGCCAACAAGCAGAAGCCGGTCTTCGAGGGGAATTGA
- a CDS encoding MarR family winged helix-turn-helix transcriptional regulator, with the protein METPSPSLVLDRETKASERPGDHKDELRLWLRLLTCSTLIETEIRNRLREEFKTTLPRFDLMAQLEKSTTGMTVGEVSQRLMVSNGNVTAVVAGLLADGLVDKRAAAQDRRVQVLTLTAQGRKAFKAMAERHEGWIAELFAGLDHAETTQLFRLLGRTKTSLHAAIAQRANGDKAANGDKA; encoded by the coding sequence ATGGAAACGCCCTCCCCCAGCCTCGTGCTCGACCGCGAGACCAAGGCCAGCGAACGCCCCGGCGATCACAAGGACGAATTACGGCTCTGGCTCAGGCTGCTGACCTGCTCGACCCTGATCGAGACCGAGATCCGCAACCGCCTGCGCGAGGAGTTCAAGACGACACTGCCGCGCTTCGACCTGATGGCGCAGCTCGAGAAATCGACCACCGGCATGACCGTCGGCGAGGTCTCGCAGCGATTGATGGTCTCGAACGGCAATGTCACCGCCGTCGTCGCCGGGCTCCTGGCCGACGGGCTCGTCGACAAGCGCGCCGCCGCGCAGGACCGGCGCGTGCAGGTGCTGACGCTGACGGCGCAGGGGCGCAAAGCCTTCAAGGCGATGGCCGAGCGGCATGAGGGCTGGATCGCGGAGCTTTTTGCCGGGCTCGACCATGCCGAGACCACGCAACTGTTCCGGCTGCTCGGCCGCACAAAAACCTCCCTGCATGCGGCCATCGCGCAGCGCGCCAACGGAGACAAGGCAGCCAACGGAGACAAGGCATGA
- a CDS encoding SDR family NAD(P)-dependent oxidoreductase, giving the protein MGLAGQHALVTGGGRGIGRAVAAALKREGARVSIIGRDAKVLQEAVEAGDADAFMSCDIRDEAATAAAAAALAQIQPFDIVIANAGAVETGPFTRSDAERFRRMNEINLIGTVNAFHAVLPGMLERRNGRLIAIASTAGHRGYAYVSAYAAAKHAVIGLVRSLALETARAGVTVNAICPGYTDTDMVAGSINAITTKTGLTDEQALAQLVKDNPQGRLIAPQEVAAAVLYLCGPASQSITGQSILINGGEF; this is encoded by the coding sequence ATGGGTCTGGCAGGACAGCATGCACTGGTGACAGGCGGTGGGCGCGGCATCGGGCGCGCCGTCGCGGCCGCGCTGAAGCGCGAGGGCGCCCGCGTCAGCATCATCGGGCGCGACGCAAAGGTTCTGCAAGAGGCGGTCGAAGCCGGCGACGCGGACGCGTTCATGTCCTGCGATATCCGCGACGAGGCAGCGACTGCCGCCGCCGCTGCCGCCCTGGCGCAAATCCAGCCTTTCGACATCGTCATCGCCAATGCCGGCGCAGTCGAGACCGGGCCGTTCACACGCAGCGATGCCGAGCGCTTCCGCCGCATGAACGAGATCAACCTGATCGGAACGGTCAATGCCTTCCACGCGGTGCTGCCCGGCATGCTGGAGCGCCGCAACGGCCGCTTGATCGCGATCGCCTCGACCGCCGGGCATCGCGGCTACGCTTATGTCTCCGCCTATGCCGCCGCCAAACATGCCGTGATCGGCCTGGTGCGCTCGCTTGCGCTGGAAACGGCGCGCGCCGGCGTCACGGTCAACGCGATCTGCCCGGGCTACACCGACACCGACATGGTCGCAGGCAGCATCAACGCGATCACCACCAAGACCGGCCTCACAGACGAGCAGGCGCTGGCGCAATTGGTGAAGGACAATCCGCAAGGGCGCTTGATCGCGCCGCAGGAGGTCGCGGCCGCCGTGCTCTATCTCTGTGGGCCGGCCAGCCAATCCATCACCGGACAATCGATCCTGATCAATGGCGGGGAGTTCTAG
- a CDS encoding bifunctional salicylyl-CoA 5-hydroxylase/oxidoreductase — translation MRIAVVGGGPAGLYFALLMKRDWPQLEVTVFERNQPDDTFGFGVVFSDQTLDTFKAADATSYAAIRDNFAYWDDVEIHFKDNVHRVSGNGFCGCSRRSLLMLVQARARELGVSLRFGEEAADIEVLKRDFDLVVAADGINSLIREGWRERFQPETDLRPNIFTWMGSTRPFDAFNFFFKETEFGLFIAHCYQYEVGRSTWVLETDPETFAKAGLDKLSEAESAAFLEGVFAEELQGHKLVTNRSLWRNFPMIRCRNWVSENVVLIGDAKATAHFSIGSGTKLAMEDAIALHKAFGKAQLNVTEALSLFERTRREEVEKTQHAADVSLVWFEQLRRFWDFDPLRFAFGLMTRSKAITYDNLALRAPGFVAAIDRLVAQELGPLARTRKDGAPVPPAFQPLKLREMQVENRMVLSPMCQYSARDGLPNDWHLMHYGSRAIGGPGLIFTEMTCVAADARITPGCAGLYTDAQEAAWARIVDFVHVNSVAKICLQLGHAGRKGATRLMWDGMDKPLEEGAWPIISASPLPYYPESQTPREMSRSDMDRVKAEFVAAAQRGERAGFDMLELHCAHGYLLASFLSPLTNHRTDDYGGSVENRLRYPLEVFRALREAWPPEKPMSVRISATDWKAGGVTPQDMIAISTAFAEEGCDLVDVSTGQTVNDSRPIYGRMFQTPFSDQIRNEARVATMCVGNITSADQVNTIIASGRADLVALGRPHLADPSFVLRAAAWYGVDVAQPVQYQPGQDQLMRNTPREREESEALKLKAKPSRHAVSV, via the coding sequence ATGCGCATCGCGGTTGTTGGTGGCGGACCCGCCGGGCTCTATTTCGCGCTCCTGATGAAGCGCGACTGGCCGCAGCTCGAGGTCACGGTCTTCGAGCGCAACCAGCCCGACGACACCTTCGGCTTCGGAGTCGTCTTCTCCGACCAGACGCTCGACACCTTCAAGGCTGCCGATGCGACGAGCTATGCCGCGATCCGCGACAATTTCGCATACTGGGACGATGTCGAGATCCATTTCAAGGACAACGTCCACCGCGTCTCCGGCAACGGCTTCTGCGGCTGCTCGCGCCGGTCCCTGCTCATGCTGGTGCAGGCTCGCGCCCGCGAACTCGGTGTCTCCCTTCGTTTCGGCGAGGAGGCTGCCGATATCGAGGTGCTGAAGCGCGACTTCGATCTCGTCGTCGCCGCCGACGGCATCAACAGCCTTATCCGCGAGGGTTGGCGCGAGCGCTTCCAGCCCGAGACCGACCTGCGGCCCAACATCTTCACCTGGATGGGATCGACCCGCCCCTTCGACGCCTTCAATTTCTTCTTCAAGGAAACCGAGTTCGGGCTCTTCATCGCCCATTGCTACCAATATGAGGTCGGCCGCTCGACCTGGGTGCTGGAGACCGACCCCGAGACCTTCGCCAAGGCGGGGCTCGACAAGCTGAGCGAAGCGGAATCGGCCGCCTTTCTCGAAGGCGTCTTCGCCGAGGAACTGCAGGGCCACAAACTGGTCACCAACCGCTCGCTCTGGCGAAATTTCCCGATGATCCGTTGCCGCAACTGGGTTTCGGAGAACGTCGTCCTGATCGGCGACGCCAAGGCGACGGCGCATTTCTCGATTGGCTCGGGCACCAAACTCGCGATGGAAGACGCGATCGCCCTGCACAAGGCCTTCGGCAAGGCGCAATTGAACGTCACTGAGGCGCTGAGCCTGTTCGAGCGCACGCGCCGCGAGGAGGTCGAGAAGACCCAGCACGCGGCCGATGTTTCTCTGGTCTGGTTCGAGCAGTTGCGCCGCTTCTGGGATTTCGACCCGCTGCGTTTCGCCTTCGGCCTGATGACGCGCTCCAAGGCGATCACCTATGACAATCTGGCCCTGCGCGCGCCGGGCTTCGTCGCGGCGATCGACAGGCTGGTCGCGCAGGAGCTCGGCCCGCTCGCCCGCACCCGCAAGGACGGAGCGCCCGTGCCGCCGGCCTTCCAGCCGCTCAAGCTGCGCGAGATGCAGGTCGAGAACCGCATGGTGCTCTCGCCGATGTGCCAGTATTCGGCTCGGGATGGCCTACCCAACGACTGGCACCTGATGCATTACGGCTCGCGCGCCATTGGCGGCCCTGGGCTGATCTTCACCGAGATGACCTGCGTGGCGGCCGATGCCCGCATCACCCCGGGCTGCGCCGGGCTCTATACCGATGCGCAGGAAGCTGCTTGGGCCCGGATCGTCGACTTCGTCCATGTCAATTCGGTGGCGAAGATCTGCCTCCAGCTCGGCCATGCCGGGCGCAAGGGCGCGACCAGATTGATGTGGGACGGCATGGACAAGCCGCTGGAGGAGGGCGCCTGGCCGATCATCTCGGCCTCGCCCTTGCCCTATTACCCCGAGAGCCAGACCCCGCGCGAGATGAGCCGCTCCGACATGGACCGGGTGAAGGCCGAGTTCGTCGCGGCAGCGCAGCGTGGCGAGCGCGCCGGCTTCGACATGCTGGAGCTGCACTGCGCCCATGGCTATCTGCTGGCGAGCTTCCTCTCGCCGCTGACCAATCACCGGACGGATGACTATGGCGGCTCGGTCGAGAACCGCCTGCGCTATCCGCTCGAGGTCTTCCGCGCCCTGCGCGAAGCCTGGCCACCGGAAAAGCCGATGTCGGTGCGCATCTCCGCGACCGACTGGAAGGCGGGCGGCGTGACCCCGCAGGACATGATCGCGATCTCCACGGCCTTCGCGGAGGAGGGCTGCGACCTCGTCGACGTCTCGACCGGGCAGACCGTCAACGACAGCCGCCCGATCTATGGCCGTATGTTCCAGACGCCGTTCTCCGACCAGATCCGCAACGAGGCCCGGGTCGCGACCATGTGCGTCGGCAACATCACCTCGGCCGACCAGGTCAACACCATCATCGCCTCGGGCCGCGCCGACCTTGTCGCGCTCGGCCGGCCGCATCTGGCCGATCCCTCCTTCGTGCTGCGCGCCGCCGCCTGGTATGGCGTCGATGTCGCCCAGCCGGTGCAATACCAGCCCGGCCAGGACCAGCTCATGCGCAACACCCCGCGCGAGCGTGAAGAAAGCGAGGCGCTGAAGCTCAAGGCCAAACCGAGCCGCCACGCGGTCTCGGTCTAA